A part of Agromyces protaetiae genomic DNA contains:
- a CDS encoding branched-chain amino acid ABC transporter permease, with protein sequence MDWLQILNNSASSILSPATIGYALAALGLAVHFGYAGLLNMGIAGFMAIGAYGYAISTLTFGFPWWLAALTGLVAAAIFALILGVPTLRLRGDYLAIVTIAAAEVVRLLFLTTAFEDVTGSADGLSGYQRDFRDANPIPAGRFGFGPWIYNENEWWTRILGLVTLAIAVLVVWMLMRSPWGRVLKGIREDEDAVRALGKNAFSYKLQALVLGGVLAASGGIVYALDRAASPGVYVTSLTFFVWTALLLGGAATVFGPLLGSLIFWVLQTFLSNFLPALVQAGFLPFMTQIQAGTLRFILVGVALMLLVIFMPQGILGNKKELTFVK encoded by the coding sequence ATGGACTGGCTTCAGATTCTCAACAACTCGGCGTCCTCGATCCTGAGCCCGGCGACGATCGGCTACGCCCTCGCGGCCCTCGGCCTCGCGGTGCACTTCGGCTACGCCGGCCTGCTCAACATGGGCATAGCGGGCTTCATGGCGATCGGCGCCTACGGCTACGCGATCTCGACCCTCACGTTCGGATTCCCGTGGTGGCTCGCCGCCCTCACGGGCCTCGTGGCCGCGGCGATCTTCGCGCTCATCCTCGGTGTGCCGACACTGCGCCTGCGCGGCGACTACCTCGCGATCGTCACGATCGCGGCCGCCGAAGTCGTGCGGCTCCTGTTCCTGACGACCGCGTTCGAGGATGTCACCGGCTCCGCCGACGGCCTCTCGGGCTACCAGCGGGACTTCCGCGACGCGAACCCGATCCCGGCCGGCCGGTTCGGCTTCGGACCGTGGATCTACAACGAGAACGAGTGGTGGACGCGCATCCTCGGCCTCGTGACCCTCGCGATCGCCGTCCTCGTCGTCTGGATGCTCATGCGCAGCCCCTGGGGCCGCGTGCTCAAGGGCATCCGCGAAGACGAAGACGCCGTGCGCGCCCTCGGCAAGAACGCCTTCTCGTACAAGCTGCAGGCGCTCGTGCTGGGCGGTGTGCTCGCCGCGTCGGGCGGCATCGTCTACGCCCTCGACCGGGCGGCCAGCCCCGGCGTGTACGTGACCTCGCTCACGTTCTTCGTCTGGACGGCGCTCCTCCTCGGCGGCGCCGCGACCGTGTTCGGCCCGCTCCTCGGCTCGCTCATCTTCTGGGTGCTGCAGACGTTCCTCTCGAACTTCCTGCCGGCGCTCGTGCAGGCGGGCTTCCTCCCCTTCATGACGCAGATCCAGGCGGGCACGCTCCGGTTCATCCTCGTGGGTGTCGCCCTCATGCTGCTCGTGATCTTCATGCCGCAGGGCATCCTCGGCAACAAGAAGGAGCTGACCTTTGTCAAGTGA
- the guaB gene encoding IMP dehydrogenase: protein MDQHDPFGFTGLTYDDVLLLPGHTDVIPSEADTSSRLTRRIQVATPLLSAAMDTVTEARMAIAMARQGGIGILHRNLSIAEQADMVDRVKRSESGMVTNPVTTTPDASVADVDALCATYRVSGLPVVDDEGVLVGIISNRDMRFVADFEKATTKVEDVMTKMPLITGHVGMNPDEALAIFAKHKVEKLPLVDDAGKLTGLITVKDFDKSEQYPNATKDSEGRLRVGAAMGFFGDAWERAEALRDAGVDVLVVDTANGESAGVLDIIRRLKADPTFAHIDVIGGNVATYEGAKALVDAGADAVKVGVGPGSICTTRVVAGVGVPQITAVYEASKATRPAGVPLIADGGLQYSGDIAKALVAGADTVMLGSLLAGTAESPGELVFQNGKQFKTYRGMGSLGALQTRGKKTSYSKDRYFQADVPSDDKLIPEGIEGQVPYRGPLSAVAYQLIGGLRQSMFYVGARTVDELKAKGKFVRITPAGLKESHPHDVQIVVEAPNYTR, encoded by the coding sequence ATGGACCAGCACGACCCGTTCGGTTTCACGGGGCTCACCTACGACGACGTCCTGCTGCTGCCGGGACACACCGACGTGATCCCGAGCGAGGCCGATACGAGCTCGCGCCTGACCCGCCGCATCCAGGTCGCGACGCCGCTGCTGTCCGCCGCGATGGACACCGTCACCGAGGCGCGCATGGCGATCGCCATGGCCCGCCAGGGCGGCATCGGCATCCTGCACCGCAACCTCTCGATCGCCGAGCAGGCCGACATGGTCGACCGGGTGAAGCGCTCGGAGTCGGGCATGGTCACCAATCCGGTCACGACGACGCCCGACGCATCCGTCGCCGACGTCGACGCGCTGTGCGCGACGTACCGTGTGAGCGGCCTCCCCGTCGTCGACGACGAGGGCGTGCTCGTCGGCATCATCTCGAACCGTGACATGCGCTTCGTCGCCGACTTCGAGAAGGCGACGACCAAGGTCGAAGACGTCATGACGAAGATGCCGCTCATCACGGGCCACGTCGGCATGAACCCCGACGAGGCGCTCGCGATCTTCGCGAAGCACAAGGTCGAGAAGCTGCCCCTCGTCGACGACGCGGGCAAGCTCACGGGCCTCATCACCGTCAAGGACTTCGACAAGAGCGAGCAGTACCCGAACGCCACGAAAGACAGCGAGGGCCGTCTCCGCGTCGGCGCCGCGATGGGCTTCTTCGGCGACGCGTGGGAGCGCGCCGAGGCGCTTCGCGACGCGGGTGTCGACGTGCTCGTCGTCGACACCGCCAACGGCGAGTCGGCGGGCGTGCTCGACATCATCCGCCGGCTGAAGGCCGACCCGACGTTCGCGCACATCGACGTCATCGGCGGCAACGTCGCGACGTACGAGGGCGCGAAGGCGCTCGTCGACGCGGGCGCCGACGCCGTCAAGGTGGGTGTCGGCCCGGGCTCGATCTGCACGACGCGTGTCGTCGCGGGCGTCGGCGTGCCCCAGATCACGGCCGTGTACGAGGCATCCAAGGCCACCCGCCCGGCGGGCGTTCCGCTCATCGCCGACGGCGGCCTGCAGTACTCGGGCGACATCGCGAAGGCGCTCGTCGCGGGCGCAGACACCGTCATGCTCGGTTCGCTCCTCGCGGGCACGGCCGAGAGCCCCGGCGAGCTCGTCTTCCAGAACGGCAAGCAGTTCAAGACCTACCGCGGTATGGGCTCGCTCGGCGCGCTGCAGACGCGCGGCAAGAAGACCTCGTACTCGAAGGACCGGTACTTCCAGGCCGACGTCCCCTCCGACGACAAGCTCATCCCCGAGGGCATCGAGGGGCAGGTGCCCTACCGCGGCCCGCTCTCGGCGGTCGCGTACCAGCTCATCGGGGGCCTCCGTCAGTCGATGTTCTACGTCGGCGCGCGCACGGTCGACGAGCTCAAGGCGAAGGGCAAGTTCGTCCGCATCACGCCGGCCGGGCTCAAGGAGTCGCACCCGCACGACGTGCAGATCGTGGTGGAAGCCCCGAATTACACTCGGTGA
- a CDS encoding branched-chain amino acid ABC transporter permease yields MAAVAALIGLTAGPASAAEGDPYRISGNVQLDGEPLQGVRLVIDGPGGSQEVETDENGQWHVSVPERNADYTVTLDEETLPEGIAVVDPEDDSPNEKEVTVGPGGRVTANFFIGEGERNTTSVWDQFIQRLVQGLNFGLMLGLAAVGLSLVFGTTGISNFAHGEMVTFGAVAASFLVNAGALALPLWIGLPIAVVLSAVLGLLLDVILWRPLRRKRVGVVQLMIVSIGLSLAMRYIFQFFIGGGTTQLPLAAEPKMTFGPVQLSWIDIVSIIISIVVIVGFALWLTRSRLGKATRAISDNPSLAAASGIDVDHVVRIVWIVAGGLAGLAGILYAYYRPGIKWDMGAGILLLMFAAVTLGGLGTAYGALIGSLIVGVLVEVSGLWIPDDLKYAGALVILIVILLFRPQGILGRRERIG; encoded by the coding sequence ATGGCCGCGGTCGCAGCCCTCATCGGGCTCACCGCCGGCCCGGCGTCCGCCGCCGAGGGCGACCCGTACCGCATCAGCGGCAACGTCCAACTCGACGGTGAGCCGCTGCAGGGCGTCCGCCTCGTGATCGACGGGCCCGGCGGTTCGCAAGAGGTCGAAACCGACGAGAACGGCCAATGGCACGTCAGCGTTCCCGAACGGAACGCCGACTACACCGTCACGCTCGACGAAGAGACGCTGCCCGAGGGCATCGCCGTCGTCGACCCCGAAGACGACAGCCCCAACGAGAAGGAGGTCACGGTCGGCCCCGGCGGCCGCGTGACGGCGAACTTCTTCATCGGCGAGGGCGAGCGCAACACGACGAGCGTGTGGGATCAGTTCATCCAACGCCTCGTGCAGGGCCTCAACTTCGGGCTCATGCTGGGGCTCGCAGCGGTCGGCCTCTCGCTCGTGTTCGGCACGACGGGCATCTCCAACTTCGCCCACGGCGAGATGGTGACCTTCGGCGCGGTCGCGGCATCCTTCCTCGTCAACGCGGGCGCGCTCGCGCTGCCGCTCTGGATCGGCCTGCCGATCGCGGTGGTGCTGAGCGCCGTGCTCGGGCTCCTCCTCGACGTGATCCTCTGGAGACCGCTCCGGCGCAAGCGCGTCGGCGTCGTCCAGCTCATGATCGTGTCGATCGGCCTCTCGCTCGCGATGCGATACATCTTCCAGTTCTTCATCGGCGGCGGCACGACGCAGCTCCCGCTCGCGGCCGAACCGAAGATGACGTTCGGGCCCGTCCAGCTCAGCTGGATCGACATCGTCTCGATCATCATCTCGATCGTCGTCATCGTCGGGTTCGCGCTCTGGCTCACCCGGTCGCGGCTCGGCAAGGCGACGCGCGCGATCAGCGACAACCCGTCGCTCGCCGCCGCCTCGGGCATCGACGTCGACCACGTCGTGCGCATCGTGTGGATCGTCGCGGGCGGCCTCGCCGGCCTCGCCGGCATCCTGTACGCGTACTACCGACCGGGCATCAAGTGGGACATGGGCGCGGGCATCCTGCTCCTCATGTTCGCCGCGGTGACCCTCGGCGGTCTCGGCACCGCGTACGGCGCCCTCATCGGTTCGCTCATCGTGGGCGTCCTCGTCGAGGTGTCGGGCCTGTGGATCCCCGACGACCTCAAGTACGCGGGCGCACTCGTCATCCTCATCGTCATCCTGCTGTTCCGGCCGCAGGGCATCCTCGGACGTCGCGAGAGAATCGGGTAG
- a CDS encoding MalY/PatB family protein, whose amino-acid sequence MQRVPADPIDLLRTRTSAKWRGYPEDVLPLPVAEMDYPLAEPIADALHRAIDRSDTGYAFGSTGIAEAFAPFAAARLGWEVDPARVTATGDVSMGIVEILRVAVSPGDGVIVTPPIYPPFFDLVTEAGAAVVEVPMLGGIDEGWSLDLDGIDAAFAAGARGILLCNPHNPLGHVPSRETLSALAEIAERHGAIVVADEVHGALVQPGVAYTPFLTVSDAAREAGVAVTAASKAFNLAGLKAALIVTGSDRGDALRAKLPYEVSYRMSQFGAIASIAAFEHGAQWLDGVLASLDDSRRLLADLIADELPGVRYRLPDATYLAWLDLAALGWGDDPAAVALERARVALGHGVQFGASVGRGHARLNFACSPEVLSEAITRLSDAAALTDR is encoded by the coding sequence ATGCAGCGCGTTCCGGCGGACCCCATCGACCTGCTTCGCACCCGCACGAGCGCGAAGTGGCGCGGCTACCCCGAGGACGTGCTGCCGCTCCCCGTCGCCGAGATGGACTACCCGCTCGCAGAGCCCATCGCGGATGCGCTGCACCGTGCGATCGACCGCTCCGACACGGGGTACGCCTTCGGCTCGACGGGCATCGCCGAAGCGTTCGCGCCCTTCGCGGCCGCTCGGCTCGGCTGGGAGGTCGACCCCGCACGCGTCACCGCGACGGGCGACGTCAGCATGGGCATCGTCGAGATCCTGCGGGTCGCGGTCTCCCCCGGCGACGGCGTCATCGTCACGCCGCCCATCTACCCGCCGTTCTTCGACCTCGTGACCGAGGCGGGCGCGGCCGTCGTCGAGGTGCCCATGCTCGGCGGCATCGACGAGGGCTGGTCGCTCGACCTCGACGGCATCGACGCCGCGTTCGCGGCGGGCGCCCGAGGCATCCTGCTCTGCAATCCGCACAACCCGCTCGGGCACGTGCCGTCCCGCGAGACCCTCTCGGCGCTCGCCGAGATCGCCGAGCGTCACGGCGCGATCGTCGTCGCCGACGAGGTGCACGGCGCGCTCGTGCAGCCCGGCGTCGCATACACGCCCTTCCTCACCGTCTCGGATGCCGCACGTGAGGCCGGGGTCGCCGTGACCGCCGCGAGCAAGGCCTTCAATCTCGCGGGACTCAAGGCCGCCCTCATCGTGACGGGCTCCGACCGCGGCGACGCGCTCCGCGCGAAACTGCCCTACGAGGTGTCGTATCGGATGAGCCAGTTCGGCGCGATCGCGTCGATCGCCGCGTTCGAGCACGGCGCGCAGTGGCTCGACGGCGTGCTCGCGAGCCTCGACGACTCGCGGCGCCTCCTCGCCGACCTGATCGCCGACGAACTCCCGGGCGTCCGCTATCGCCTGCCCGATGCGACCTACCTCGCCTGGCTCGACCTCGCCGCCCTCGGCTGGGGCGACGACCCCGCGGCCGTCGCGCTCGAGCGCGCACGCGTCGCACTCGGCCACGGCGTGCAGTTCGGGGCATCCGTCGGGCGCGGCCACGCGCGCCTCAACTTCGCGTGCTCTCCCGAAGTGCTGAGCGAAGCGATCACACGGCTGTCGGACGCCGCCGCCCTCACCGATCGCTGA